A window from Sphingobacteriia bacterium encodes these proteins:
- a CDS encoding kinase/pyrophosphorylase: MSTMEEKKFLNIYLVSDCTGDTLSSVSRAVMDRFSNVEYEEYIFSLVRTEGQVDKIFSKIKRPAVVMYTIVDESVRTHLKKLCKENNIEYVPVLSPIISKISSLLGMKTNDIIGKRFALDEEYFSWIEAVNYALSHDDGNLMDDLEEADIVLVGVSRTSKSPTTIYLAYRGYKTANVPYVMNSSLNEKLPKLKKPFIVGLTISVDRLIEIRKNRLMSLNDYHNNDYVNIETVSHEIEEARKFFLQNRWPIIDVSRKSVEETATKIIQLYQERQLSKGN, encoded by the coding sequence ATGAGCACCATGGAAGAGAAAAAATTTTTAAATATTTATTTAGTTTCTGATTGTACTGGCGACACTTTAAGTAGTGTATCTAGAGCAGTTATGGATAGGTTTTCTAACGTTGAATATGAAGAATATATTTTTTCACTAGTTAGAACGGAAGGTCAGGTTGATAAGATCTTTTCAAAAATTAAAAGACCAGCTGTTGTTATGTATACAATTGTAGATGAATCGGTTCGTACTCATTTAAAAAAGTTATGTAAAGAAAATAATATTGAATATGTACCAGTACTTTCACCTATTATCTCTAAAATCTCTTCACTTTTAGGTATGAAAACAAATGATATTATAGGAAAGAGGTTTGCTCTTGATGAAGAATATTTCTCTTGGATCGAAGCTGTAAATTATGCCTTATCACATGATGATGGTAATTTAATGGATGATTTAGAAGAGGCGGATATAGTACTTGTTGGTGTTTCACGTACGTCAAAATCTCCTACAACTATATATCTTGCATATCGTGGATATAAAACTGCAAATGTTCCGTATGTTATGAATTCAAGTTTAAATGAGAAACTACCTAAATTAAAAAAACCTTTTATTGTTGGTTTAACTATTTCAGTTGATAGACTTATTGAAATTAGAAAAAATAGACTAATGTCTTTAAACGATTATCATAATAATGATTATGTAAATATTGAAACTGTTTCGCACGAAATTGAGGAAGCACGAAAATTTTTTCTTCAAAACAGATGGCCTATTATAGATGTTTCACGCAAATCAGTAGAAGAAACTGCTACTAAGATTATTCAGTTATATCAAGAGCGTCAATTATCTAAAGGTAATTAG
- a CDS encoding ParB/RepB/Spo0J family partition protein, translating to MRNKTLGKGLSALLAANNSYNDENIESLNDNHNQTFIDVTRLKPSQYQPRKKFDDNALTELANSIKSKGVILPLIIREIEEGYEIIAGERRWRAAKLAHLDKVPVIIKQLTDKEALEFALLENIQRENLTPIEEAESYQRLIEEFSYTQEALSKQVSKSRSHIANLLRLLNLPHEIKGYLHDGKITIGHAKVLVGHEKAIELAEEVLTNELSVRDLENIVSGKKTVNDITTKKEKSSSTPKFSSKDEEIINIENGLTEHLGLKILIEDSSAGGKVIIHFHNLEQLDKIIQKLSD from the coding sequence ATGCGTAATAAAACTTTAGGCAAAGGTTTATCAGCGCTTTTAGCGGCTAATAATTCATATAATGATGAAAATATTGAAAGTTTAAATGATAACCATAATCAAACATTTATAGATGTTACAAGGTTAAAACCAAGCCAATATCAACCTAGAAAAAAATTTGATGATAATGCGCTTACAGAGCTCGCAAATTCTATAAAATCGAAGGGAGTTATTTTACCTTTAATTATTAGAGAAATAGAAGAGGGATATGAAATTATAGCAGGCGAAAGAAGATGGAGGGCGGCAAAATTAGCGCATCTTGACAAAGTCCCTGTTATAATTAAACAATTAACAGATAAAGAAGCATTAGAATTTGCTCTATTAGAAAATATCCAAAGAGAAAATTTAACTCCAATTGAAGAAGCAGAAAGTTACCAAAGACTAATTGAAGAGTTTAGTTATACCCAAGAAGCTTTATCTAAACAAGTAAGTAAAAGTCGTAGTCATATAGCAAATTTACTAAGGTTATTAAATTTACCTCATGAAATAAAAGGATACTTACATGATGGAAAAATAACTATTGGACATGCAAAAGTATTAGTAGGTCATGAAAAAGCAATTGAACTCGCAGAGGAAGTTCTTACAAACGAATTAAGTGTTCGTGACTTAGAAAATATAGTTAGCGGAAAAAAGACTGTAAATGATATTACAACTAAAAAAGAAAAATCTTCCTCTACACCAAAATTTTCTAGTAAAGATGAAGAAATAATCAATATAGAGAATGGTTTGACCGAACACTTAGGGTTAAAGATATTAATAGAAGATAGTTCTGCAGGTGGAAAAGTAATTATCCATTTTCATAACTTAGAGCAATTAGATAAAATAATTCAAAAGCTAAGTGATTAG
- a CDS encoding HAMP domain-containing protein has product MDKLNKLLNYLLKSKNLSFFIFVIAPLSGLLAYYIIAKNYNKYGPDPKLISTLVILNLILLIITSAIVIKKWLSIKSLKHVKTALKTSSLQRKVVLNFTFIAIIPAIIIALLSVSFINYGVKAWFHERVSVAINESLAVADAYLSEHKETIRTDVLFLANDIDRQLYLYSNNRELLKEHLELHAKVRSLAEIVVFQEKKIVASTKFSTIKSWDDIPKEDIAKAERGEIPPIINSKSRDSVKSIIKLQNFFDSYVLVGRYVDNKILKFIDNVNGAASEYNILMDNLSTLFLEYTIIFILIATLVTLSVIFYGLVFSTSITMPINHLVEVTEKVQLGNLKVRSKVESRDEIGLLANAFNKMISQLEKQHFDLIVANDKLEEKSRFNEKVLSGVSAGVIALDTDKNIKLINPAAKRILKIDEIHQLNTNILTLIPALKDTLEKIEKERIKQTNNIELEYIVENSKIILLLNILVESIEDKIHGFIITFDNITALVSAQRQAAWSEVARRIAHEMKNPLTPIRLSAERLKKKYTNYLEEDEKETFNKCTSTIINNVENITSMVNEFVDFARIPLPQLEKINFYNLIKGVINTVSLENENIAFEVKASKIHDTIGDQKQLSRAFLNLIKNATESVISVKNENPKIIIEIEQDDKNTVISIIDNGSGFDAEVLPKLTEPYMTTKPGGTGLGLAIVKKIIEDHNGMVSFKNLSNNMGAIVSIIIPHNTNLDKENI; this is encoded by the coding sequence ATGGATAAACTTAATAAATTACTAAATTATTTACTAAAGTCTAAAAATTTATCCTTTTTTATATTTGTAATAGCCCCATTAAGTGGTTTACTTGCATATTATATTATAGCAAAAAACTATAATAAATATGGACCAGATCCAAAATTAATTAGCACATTAGTTATTTTAAATCTTATCCTGCTAATTATTACGTCAGCGATAGTAATAAAAAAATGGCTAAGCATAAAATCTTTAAAGCATGTAAAAACAGCCCTTAAAACCTCAAGTCTACAAAGAAAAGTAGTTTTAAATTTTACATTTATAGCCATTATACCTGCCATAATTATAGCTTTATTATCAGTTTCCTTTATAAATTATGGTGTAAAAGCTTGGTTTCATGAAAGGGTAAGTGTAGCTATTAATGAGTCATTAGCGGTTGCTGATGCTTATTTATCTGAACACAAAGAAACTATTAGAACAGATGTGCTGTTCCTAGCAAATGACATTGATAGACAACTTTATTTATATTCCAATAATAGAGAATTATTAAAAGAACATTTAGAATTGCATGCAAAAGTAAGATCGCTCGCAGAAATTGTAGTTTTTCAGGAAAAAAAAATAGTAGCTTCAACTAAGTTTAGTACTATTAAATCATGGGATGATATACCCAAAGAAGATATTGCTAAGGCGGAAAGAGGAGAAATTCCTCCAATTATAAACAGTAAATCTAGGGATTCAGTTAAATCAATTATAAAGCTTCAAAATTTCTTCGATAGCTATGTTCTTGTGGGAAGATATGTTGATAATAAAATTCTAAAATTTATTGATAATGTAAACGGAGCAGCTAGCGAATATAACATACTTATGGACAACCTTTCCACGCTATTTCTTGAATATACTATAATTTTTATACTTATTGCAACTTTAGTAACTTTATCAGTGATATTCTATGGTTTAGTGTTTTCAACTTCTATAACAATGCCAATAAATCATTTAGTAGAAGTTACTGAAAAGGTACAACTTGGCAATTTAAAGGTTAGGTCAAAAGTTGAATCGCGTGATGAAATAGGGTTACTTGCAAACGCATTTAATAAAATGATTTCACAATTGGAGAAGCAGCATTTCGATCTTATAGTCGCGAATGATAAACTGGAAGAAAAAAGTAGATTTAATGAAAAAGTATTAAGCGGAGTTTCTGCAGGTGTAATAGCATTAGATACAGATAAGAATATTAAATTAATTAACCCTGCAGCAAAGCGAATTTTAAAAATTGATGAAATACATCAACTGAATACTAATATATTAACATTAATTCCAGCATTAAAAGATACATTAGAGAAAATTGAAAAAGAAAGAATAAAACAAACTAATAATATCGAATTAGAATATATAGTTGAAAATTCTAAAATTATTTTATTGTTAAATATTTTAGTAGAAAGTATTGAAGATAAAATTCATGGTTTCATTATAACTTTCGATAATATTACAGCTTTAGTTTCTGCGCAAAGGCAAGCAGCCTGGTCGGAAGTAGCTAGAAGAATTGCACATGAAATGAAAAATCCTCTTACACCAATAAGGCTATCAGCAGAAAGATTAAAGAAAAAATATACAAATTATCTTGAGGAAGACGAAAAAGAAACTTTTAATAAATGTACATCTACCATAATAAATAATGTAGAAAACATAACCTCAATGGTAAATGAATTTGTAGATTTTGCAAGAATCCCTTTACCGCAATTAGAAAAAATTAACTTTTATAATTTAATAAAAGGTGTTATAAACACCGTAAGTTTAGAAAATGAAAACATTGCATTTGAAGTAAAAGCAAGTAAAATCCACGATACAATTGGGGATCAAAAACAATTATCACGAGCATTTTTAAATTTAATAAAAAATGCTACTGAATCAGTGATAAGCGTAAAAAATGAAAATCCAAAAATAATAATTGAAATAGAACAAGATGATAAAAATACTGTAATAAGTATAATAGATAACGGTAGCGGCTTTGATGCCGAAGTTTTACCTAAACTAACAGAACCTTATATGACAACAAAGCCCGGTGGTACAGGCTTAGGACTTGCAATTGTTAAAAAAATAATAGAAGATCATAATGGTATGGTAAGTTTTAAAAATTTAAGTAATAACATGGGGGCTATTGTAAGTATAATAATTCCTCATAATACGAATTTGGATAAGGAAAATATATGA
- a CDS encoding uroporphyrinogen decarboxylase, translating to MTLIINEFTKPGIKKPIWLMRQAGRYLPEYKEVRKNFKNFLEFCYNVEAVKTVTKQPLERFNFDAAIIFSDILVIPDALGQKVSFQEKIGPILGKISKNITSKELDYRKLNQVYTSINELSKELGKNKALFGFCGAPFTLSCYMFEGKTSKNFENIKQLIYTKDKFYIDVINKLTFECATHLINQIKNGCNIVQIFDSWAGILHGEFYEEYIIEPTKKIVKIVKESFPNVPIIGFPRNSGNNYINYAKNTGVDGISIDQNICIKWANENLPSNILLQGNLDPSLLSCENEYLEKEILNILNTVKNRKFIFNLGHGILPSALPSNVSKLVNTVKNYE from the coding sequence ATGACCTTGATAATTAATGAATTCACAAAACCAGGAATAAAAAAACCAATTTGGTTAATGAGACAAGCAGGTAGATATCTTCCTGAGTACAAAGAAGTTAGAAAAAATTTTAAAAACTTTTTAGAGTTTTGTTACAATGTAGAAGCTGTAAAAACAGTAACAAAACAACCTCTTGAAAGATTTAATTTTGATGCAGCAATTATATTTTCAGATATTTTAGTTATTCCTGATGCATTAGGACAAAAAGTTTCTTTCCAAGAAAAAATAGGCCCAATTCTTGGGAAAATAAGCAAAAATATAACCAGCAAGGAATTAGATTATAGAAAATTAAACCAAGTTTATACATCTATAAATGAACTTTCAAAAGAACTTGGCAAAAATAAAGCTCTTTTTGGTTTTTGTGGAGCTCCATTTACACTAAGTTGTTACATGTTTGAGGGAAAAACATCTAAGAATTTTGAAAATATAAAACAATTAATCTATACAAAAGATAAATTTTATATCGATGTAATTAACAAATTAACTTTTGAATGCGCAACTCACTTAATAAATCAAATAAAAAATGGCTGCAATATTGTACAAATATTTGATTCATGGGCAGGTATATTACATGGTGAATTTTATGAAGAATATATTATTGAGCCAACTAAAAAAATTGTAAAAATTGTAAAGGAATCTTTCCCAAATGTACCAATAATAGGATTTCCGCGCAATTCAGGAAATAATTATATAAATTACGCAAAGAATACAGGTGTCGATGGAATATCTATTGACCAAAATATATGTATCAAATGGGCAAATGAAAATTTACCATCAAATATTTTACTACAAGGAAATTTAGACCCTTCTCTACTTTCATGTGAAAATGAATATCTTGAGAAAGAAATATTGAATATTTTAAATACAGTAAAAAATAGAAAATTTATATTTAATTTGGGTCATGGAATTTTACCTTCGGCCTTACCGAGTAATGTAAGCAAACTTGTAAATACAGTGAAAAATTATGAATAA
- the dksA gene encoding RNA polymerase-binding protein DksA — protein MEIDLTDYKPSENEPYMNPKQLAYFKKKLLVWKQELLDESLETINHLKEYSSNEPDISDRATAEVDTAFELRTRDRYKKLIDKIDSALDRIENGSFGYCLETGEPIGIKRLEARPVATLTVEAQERRENYERQHNEEDE, from the coding sequence ATGGAAATTGATTTAACAGATTACAAACCTAGTGAAAACGAACCATATATGAACCCTAAACAATTAGCATATTTTAAGAAAAAATTGCTAGTTTGGAAGCAAGAATTATTAGATGAATCTCTTGAAACTATTAATCATCTTAAAGAATACAGCAGTAATGAACCAGATATTAGTGATAGAGCAACTGCAGAAGTAGATACAGCCTTTGAGCTTAGAACTAGAGATAGATATAAGAAATTAATTGATAAAATTGACTCAGCTTTGGATAGAATAGAAAATGGTAGTTTTGGTTACTGTTTAGAAACAGGGGAACCTATCGGAATTAAAAGATTAGAAGCAAGACCAGTTGCAACATTAACTGTGGAAGCTCAAGAAAGAAGAGAAAATTACGAAAGACAACACAACGAAGAAGATGAATAA
- a CDS encoding helix-turn-helix domain-containing protein produces MFNSDNKTVGDILKEARENLGLSIQDISNSIKVNSRYIKAIENNEVEGFLNLVYFKGYINIYANFLNIKDPSLKNKVDEFISNISVKEIKTEDTENFNNEPFRSQFKYGKTILLFSLLVLLGIYESWYLIKINNRTLDIKDHIIKSAQAVIDADTYKKTALNNFNLKDKVTKLSNIYKSNNYSDILLNENNLILIASESTWLKIYDSKSRLLTDRLLQEGEIFFLPQEEGLVITAENESAIEFFNKNNLQSIKGLYTHNLSDKSFIKSTRFIPSIKE; encoded by the coding sequence ATGTTTAATAGTGATAATAAAACTGTAGGTGACATATTAAAAGAAGCGAGGGAAAACCTCGGGCTTAGCATTCAAGATATTTCAAATTCTATAAAAGTTAATTCACGTTATATTAAAGCTATTGAAAATAATGAAGTGGAAGGCTTTCTAAATTTAGTTTATTTCAAGGGCTACATTAATATTTATGCTAATTTCCTTAATATTAAAGATCCTTCTTTAAAAAATAAAGTTGATGAATTTATAAGTAATATTTCTGTTAAAGAAATAAAAACTGAAGATACAGAGAATTTTAATAATGAACCTTTTAGATCACAATTTAAATATGGAAAAACTATTTTATTATTTTCATTATTAGTGTTATTAGGAATTTATGAATCTTGGTATTTAATTAAAATAAATAATAGAACCCTTGATATTAAAGATCATATAATTAAATCTGCACAAGCAGTTATTGATGCGGATACTTATAAAAAAACTGCTCTAAATAATTTTAATTTAAAAGATAAAGTAACTAAGCTTTCAAATATTTATAAAAGTAATAATTATTCAGACATACTTTTAAATGAAAATAATTTGATTTTAATTGCTTCTGAATCTACTTGGCTAAAAATTTATGATTCAAAAAGTAGATTACTTACTGACAGACTTTTACAAGAAGGTGAAATTTTCTTTTTACCACAAGAAGAAGGGTTAGTTATCACAGCAGAAAATGAATCAGCGATTGAGTTTTTTAATAAAAATAATTTACAATCGATAAAGGGATTGTATACTCATAACCTAAGTGATAAAAGTTTTATAAAATCCACAAGGTTTATTCCTTCTATAAAAGAATAA
- the glmS gene encoding glutamine--fructose-6-phosphate transaminase (isomerizing) produces MCGIFAVVSKNNVVDLLVSGLKALEYRGYDSSGLAVLSDKEIITVRATGKVINLEEKLKSNLIESRIGIAHTRWATHGKINELNAHPHVTKDIAIVLNGIIENFLQIKEMLISKGYSFFSETDAEVAAVLIQYYIDLNHSHLEAIKEAVNILLGSYSIIILHKEHEQKLFAVKKGAPVVIGINSEYGIVSSDIYSLANLVENVYFLEDKEIAEVSINNFQIYNLNLDFVPRETLKHNINIDEVSKGEFETFMQKEIYEQPAALKRCREQYIDITSEKIIYNNTEKLKEKIKDNITIVACGSSYYAALLAKHWFEEIANIKVDVEIASEFISKNYIFRSRATLLISQSGETKDTISALEAAKSKGQYIISLVNVVESTIARLSDIVLPIYAGQEIGVASTKAFLNQLLLLYLIVLITKDVEGKKIKNDILEIESVISESLKIDIPINIIELIKNSKTKIFTSREILLPIAYEACLKLKELSYLQAETIPAGEMKHGPIALIDESSIVIGIANSACSFYEKIISNFYEINSRGGKILAIIDKNSLHDFEITPYKITVPNINNKQLAPFATIIVFQKIAYEVAKSLGNDVDKPRNLAKSVTVE; encoded by the coding sequence ATGTGTGGAATTTTTGCGGTAGTATCTAAAAATAATGTTGTTGATTTACTTGTAAGCGGTTTAAAAGCACTTGAATATAGGGGTTATGATTCTTCTGGTTTAGCGGTTTTAAGCGATAAAGAAATTATAACCGTTAGAGCTACAGGTAAAGTTATTAATTTAGAAGAAAAATTAAAATCAAATCTAATTGAAAGTAGAATAGGAATTGCTCATACTCGTTGGGCAACGCATGGTAAAATAAATGAACTTAATGCTCATCCTCATGTTACTAAAGATATTGCTATTGTATTAAATGGAATTATTGAAAATTTTTTACAAATTAAAGAAATGCTTATTAGTAAAGGATATAGTTTTTTTTCCGAAACTGATGCTGAAGTTGCTGCAGTACTTATACAGTATTACATTGATTTAAATCATTCACACTTAGAAGCAATTAAGGAAGCGGTTAATATTTTACTTGGATCTTATTCAATCATTATCTTACATAAAGAGCATGAACAAAAATTGTTTGCTGTAAAAAAAGGTGCTCCAGTTGTTATTGGAATTAATTCGGAATACGGTATAGTTTCCTCCGATATTTATTCTTTAGCAAATTTAGTAGAAAATGTTTATTTTTTAGAAGATAAGGAAATTGCTGAAGTCTCTATAAATAATTTTCAAATATATAATTTAAATTTAGATTTTGTTCCACGTGAAACATTAAAACATAATATTAATATAGATGAAGTTTCAAAAGGTGAATTTGAAACTTTCATGCAAAAGGAAATTTATGAACAACCGGCTGCTTTGAAAAGATGTCGTGAGCAATACATTGATATCACCAGTGAAAAAATAATTTATAATAATACAGAGAAGCTAAAAGAAAAAATAAAAGATAATATAACAATAGTAGCTTGTGGTAGTTCATATTATGCGGCATTACTTGCAAAGCACTGGTTTGAAGAAATAGCAAATATAAAAGTTGATGTAGAAATAGCATCAGAATTTATTTCAAAAAATTATATCTTTAGAAGTAGAGCAACTTTACTAATTTCTCAATCAGGAGAAACAAAGGATACAATTAGTGCTTTAGAAGCAGCAAAAAGTAAAGGTCAGTACATTATATCTTTAGTTAATGTAGTTGAAAGCACTATAGCAAGACTTTCGGATATTGTTTTACCTATTTATGCTGGGCAAGAAATAGGAGTGGCTTCAACTAAAGCCTTTTTAAATCAATTATTATTACTTTATTTAATTGTATTAATAACTAAAGATGTTGAAGGAAAGAAAATTAAAAATGATATTCTCGAAATAGAAAGTGTTATAAGCGAATCATTAAAAATTGATATCCCTATTAATATTATAGAATTAATTAAAAATTCTAAAACTAAAATATTTACAAGTAGAGAAATTCTTTTACCAATTGCCTATGAAGCATGTTTAAAATTAAAAGAATTAAGTTACTTACAGGCTGAAACAATTCCTGCAGGTGAAATGAAGCACGGCCCCATAGCTTTAATCGATGAATCGAGTATAGTAATTGGTATAGCTAATTCTGCTTGCTCATTTTATGAAAAAATAATAAGTAATTTTTATGAGATCAATAGTAGAGGGGGAAAGATTTTAGCAATTATTGACAAAAATTCTCTTCACGATTTTGAAATTACACCTTATAAAATTACTGTACCAAATATTAATAATAAGCAACTTGCTCCGTTTGCTACTATAATTGTATTTCAAAAAATAGCGTATGAAGTTGCAAAATCATTAGGGAATGACGTTGATAAACCGAGAAACCTTGCAAAATCAGTTACAGTTGAATAA
- a CDS encoding ParA family protein — protein MSAKFSKVIAVVNQKGGVAKTTTAVNLATAFAAVNLKTLIIDLDPQGNASTGLNIQMSDRRKNIYRVLINEVSSKESIKPSIVPNLYIIPSCVDLSAAEIELINLNNREYLLKKSIKEVIENYDKIIIDCPPSLGLLTINALAAADSIVIPLQCEFFALEGLAHLLKTIELVKNNINRKLDILGVLLTMYDRRNRLTEEVEKDVRECLQDKVFTTVIPRNIKLSEAPSHGLPALIYDHKCSGSQAYAYLAKEILDKEKIITTNTTEESIYA, from the coding sequence ATGTCAGCAAAATTTTCTAAGGTTATAGCCGTAGTTAATCAAAAAGGCGGAGTCGCCAAAACAACCACGGCTGTAAATTTAGCGACAGCGTTTGCCGCAGTTAATTTAAAAACTTTAATAATAGATTTGGACCCTCAAGGAAATGCAAGCACGGGTTTAAATATCCAAATGAGTGACAGAAGGAAAAATATATATAGGGTTCTTATTAATGAAGTTTCATCTAAAGAATCAATTAAACCTTCAATTGTCCCAAATTTATATATTATTCCTTCATGTGTCGATTTAAGTGCTGCAGAAATTGAATTAATAAATTTAAATAATAGAGAATATTTATTAAAAAAATCAATAAAAGAAGTAATAGAGAATTACGATAAAATTATAATTGATTGCCCTCCATCTTTAGGCCTTTTGACAATTAATGCCCTGGCTGCGGCTGATTCAATTGTCATACCTTTACAATGCGAATTTTTTGCTTTAGAAGGGCTTGCGCATCTCTTAAAAACCATTGAATTAGTTAAAAATAATATTAACAGAAAGCTGGATATATTAGGCGTATTATTAACTATGTATGATAGAAGAAATAGACTTACCGAAGAAGTTGAAAAAGATGTTAGAGAATGCTTACAAGATAAAGTGTTTACTACAGTAATTCCAAGAAATATTAAATTAAGTGAAGCTCCGTCGCATGGATTACCTGCACTAATTTATGACCATAAATGTTCAGGCTCACAAGCGTATGCATACCTTGCAAAAGAAATTTTAGATAAAGAAAAAATAATAACCACAAATACAACGGAAGAATCAATTTATGCGTAA
- a CDS encoding YraN family protein, whose protein sequence is MVNSYNFGIKAEALAAEYLRRHKYVIINKRYKTKYGEIDLITLKDNSIIFIEIKYRKMLLDAHYALTERQCKRIINAAQYFFSENENYINYDCRVDLIIFNSSFNLKHYENIISSDN, encoded by the coding sequence ATGGTAAACTCTTATAATTTTGGAATAAAAGCTGAAGCGCTAGCCGCAGAATATTTACGAAGGCATAAATATGTTATTATTAATAAAAGATATAAAACTAAATACGGGGAAATAGACTTAATAACTTTAAAAGATAATTCTATTATTTTTATTGAAATTAAATATAGGAAAATGTTACTTGATGCTCACTATGCTTTAACTGAACGCCAATGTAAGCGTATTATTAACGCGGCTCAATATTTTTTTTCAGAAAATGAAAATTACATTAATTATGATTGTAGGGTAGATCTAATTATATTTAATTCTTCTTTTAACCTTAAGCATTATGAAAATATTATAAGTAGCGATAATTAA
- the rsmG gene encoding 16S rRNA (guanine(527)-N(7))-methyltransferase RsmG — MINRETLQNQLQLNKFKIVSRETILKIQEFIEILFFYNKTINLVSKTISEEILLSHIFNSIELAEILKEDHVESGKVSDLGSGNGFPGVILAICNFIPSLIELDERKAIFLEEVKRNLKLDLNIINADIQNPKIEIKENITIKALASVCKCLTLIEKKISEKNTIYMLKGKKINEEINEALKNFKFQYNIINKNYTQVLKIYNVSKIF; from the coding sequence TTGATAAACCGAGAAACCTTGCAAAATCAGTTACAGTTGAATAAATTTAAAATTGTTTCACGTGAAACAATTTTAAAGATTCAAGAATTTATAGAAATATTGTTTTTTTATAATAAAACGATAAATCTGGTCAGTAAAACTATAAGTGAAGAAATTTTACTCTCTCATATTTTTAACTCAATTGAATTAGCAGAAATATTGAAAGAAGATCATGTAGAAAGTGGAAAAGTATCAGATCTAGGTTCAGGAAATGGTTTTCCAGGCGTTATACTAGCAATATGTAATTTTATTCCAAGCTTAATAGAATTAGATGAACGAAAAGCTATATTTTTGGAAGAAGTAAAACGTAACCTAAAATTAGATTTAAATATTATAAACGCAGATATTCAGAATCCAAAAATTGAAATTAAAGAAAATATAACTATCAAAGCTCTTGCCTCTGTATGTAAATGTTTAACATTAATAGAGAAAAAAATTTCTGAGAAGAATACTATATATATGTTAAAAGGTAAAAAAATAAATGAAGAAATAAACGAAGCATTGAAAAATTTTAAATTTCAATATAATATCATAAATAAAAATTACACACAGGTATTAAAAATTTATAATGTCAGCAAAATTTTCTAA